One window of the Janthinobacterium sp. PAMC25594 genome contains the following:
- the dapE gene encoding succinyl-diaminopimelate desuccinylase: MTTSKTLALTEKLIALSSVTPDDKGCQQHLIDILTPLGFVCETIQSNDVTNLWARRGTTSPVFVFAGHTDVVPTGPIEQWRSLPFIPTQRDGKLYGRGAADMKTSIAAMVVACEEFIAATPDHTGSIAFLITSDEEGPATDGTVIVCEQLKARGEQIDYCLVGEPTSSAQLGDMIKNGRRGSLSGRLTIKGVQGHIAYPHLAKNPIHEAAQALADLVEEKWDAGNEYYLPTSWQMSNINAGTGANNVIPGDMVIDFNFRFSTASTAESLQERVHAILDRHDLQYDMQWTLSGLPFLTPRGTLSDALSSAIHAETGIVTQLSTTGGTSDGRFIAQICPQVIEFGPPNASIHKIDEHIELRHIDPLKNIYRRTLEHLLPV; this comes from the coding sequence ATGACCACCTCCAAAACCCTCGCCCTGACCGAAAAACTGATCGCCCTGTCCTCGGTCACGCCCGATGACAAGGGCTGCCAGCAGCACCTGATCGACATCCTCACGCCGCTGGGCTTCGTCTGCGAGACGATCCAGTCGAACGACGTCACAAATCTGTGGGCACGCCGTGGCACGACGTCCCCCGTGTTCGTCTTTGCCGGCCATACGGACGTGGTGCCGACCGGCCCCATCGAGCAATGGCGCTCGCTGCCGTTCATCCCCACGCAGCGCGACGGCAAGCTGTACGGCCGTGGCGCGGCCGACATGAAGACGTCGATCGCCGCCATGGTGGTGGCCTGCGAGGAATTCATCGCCGCCACGCCCGACCACACGGGCTCGATCGCCTTTCTGATCACCAGCGACGAGGAAGGCCCGGCCACGGACGGCACCGTCATCGTCTGCGAGCAACTGAAGGCACGGGGCGAGCAGATCGACTATTGCCTGGTGGGCGAGCCGACGTCGAGCGCGCAGCTGGGCGACATGATCAAGAACGGGCGCCGCGGTTCGCTGTCGGGCCGGCTGACGATCAAGGGCGTGCAAGGCCATATCGCCTACCCGCACCTGGCGAAAAACCCGATCCACGAAGCGGCGCAGGCGCTGGCCGACCTGGTCGAAGAGAAATGGGATGCGGGCAACGAGTATTACCTGCCCACATCGTGGCAAATGTCCAACATCAACGCGGGCACGGGCGCCAACAACGTGATTCCGGGCGACATGGTGATCGACTTTAACTTCCGCTTTTCCACGGCCAGCACGGCGGAAAGCCTGCAGGAACGAGTCCACGCCATCCTCGACAGGCATGACTTGCAATACGATATGCAGTGGACCCTGAGTGGCCTGCCCTTCCTCACGCCGCGCGGCACCTTGAGCGATGCGCTGTCGTCCGCGATTCACGCGGAAACGGGCATTGTGACGCAGTTGTCGACCACGGGCGGCACCTCGGATGGCCGGTTTATCGCGCAAATCTGCCCCCAAGTGATAGAATTCGGGCCGCCCAATGCCAGTATTCACAAGATCGACGAGCACATCGAACTGCGCCACATCGATCCCCTGAAGAATATTTACCGGCGCACGCTGGAGCATTTGCTGCCCGTCTGA
- the prmB gene encoding 50S ribosomal protein L3 N(5)-glutamine methyltransferase, translated as MTPNPFSTPRDLLRYAVTRFNTAKLFFGHGSAEAFDEAAYLILHTLKLPLDKLEPFLDAKLLPSEIANVMTVIDRRSIDRVPAAYITKEGWLGTYNFYVDERVIVPRSFIAELIPEYFSPWVAEPEAVENILELCTGSGCLAIMMADAFPNAAVDAVDISADALAVAKRNVDTYKLQDRVTLIESDLYTNVPAKKYDLIISNPPYVNSASMGTLPQEYLAEPQIALDGGSDGMDLVRKIIAGAAERLTDDGILMIEIGNERAYAEAAFGELGLTWLTTSAGDDMVFLLTAEQLKLV; from the coding sequence ATGACCCCGAACCCGTTTTCCACGCCACGCGACCTGCTGCGCTACGCCGTTACCCGTTTTAATACCGCCAAGCTGTTTTTCGGCCACGGCAGCGCCGAAGCGTTCGACGAAGCGGCCTATCTGATCCTGCACACCTTGAAGTTGCCGCTCGACAAGCTCGAACCGTTTCTCGACGCCAAGCTGCTGCCGTCGGAAATCGCCAACGTGATGACGGTCATCGACCGCCGCAGCATCGACCGCGTGCCGGCCGCCTACATCACCAAGGAAGGCTGGCTGGGCACCTACAACTTTTATGTCGACGAGCGCGTGATCGTGCCCCGCTCCTTCATCGCCGAACTGATCCCTGAATACTTTTCGCCATGGGTGGCGGAACCGGAAGCCGTGGAAAACATCCTGGAACTGTGCACCGGTTCGGGCTGCCTGGCTATCATGATGGCCGACGCCTTCCCGAACGCAGCAGTGGACGCGGTGGACATTTCCGCCGACGCGCTAGCCGTGGCCAAGCGCAACGTCGACACGTACAAGCTGCAGGATCGCGTGACCCTGATCGAATCGGACCTGTACACCAACGTGCCGGCCAAGAAATATGATTTGATCATCAGCAACCCGCCGTACGTGAATTCCGCGTCGATGGGCACGCTGCCCCAGGAATACCTGGCCGAACCGCAAATCGCCCTCGACGGCGGCAGCGACGGCATGGACCTGGTGCGCAAGATCATCGCCGGCGCGGCCGAACGCCTGACGGACGATGGCATCCTGATGATTGAAATCGGCAACGAACGCGCCTACGCGGAAGCGGCCTTCGGCGAGCTGGGCCTGACCTGGCTGACGACCAGCGCCGGCGACGACATGGTGTTCCTGCTGACGGCCGAGCAGCTCAAATTGGTTTAA
- a CDS encoding ArsC family reductase, whose translation MTTITLYGIPNCDTVKKARTWLAAQQLDFTFHDFKKQGLERATVEAWLRQLPWDVLVNRKGTTWRALSDERKASITDAASALELMLENPSIIKRPVLDKDGKFSVAFSDVQYAAIFGL comes from the coding sequence ATGACGACCATTACACTCTACGGTATCCCCAATTGCGATACCGTCAAAAAGGCCCGCACCTGGCTGGCTGCGCAGCAACTCGATTTCACCTTCCACGACTTCAAAAAGCAGGGCCTGGAACGCGCCACCGTCGAGGCATGGCTGCGGCAATTGCCGTGGGATGTGCTGGTCAACAGGAAAGGCACGACCTGGCGCGCCCTGTCCGATGAGCGCAAGGCATCGATCACCGACGCGGCCAGCGCCCTGGAACTGATGCTGGAAAACCCGTCCATCATCAAGCGTCCCGTGCTGGACAAGGATGGCAAGTTCAGCGTGGCGTTTTCAGATGTACAGTACGCAGCCATTTTCGGGCTGTAA